The Streptomyces sp. A2-16 sequence TGGACCGTGGTCATCAGGCCCTTGACGATGCCGAAGTTCTCGTCGAGAACCTTGGCCATCGGCGCCACACAGTTGGTGGTGCAGGAGGCGTTGGAGATGACGTGGTGGTTGGCCGCGTCGTACTTGTTCTCGTTGACGCCCATCACGATGGTGATGTCCTCGTCCTTGGCCGGAGCCGAGATGAGGACCTTCTTGGCGCCGCCGGCGATGTGCTTCTCGGCGTCGGCCTTCTTCGTGAAGATGCCGGTCGACTCGACGACGATGTCGACGCCCAGCTCACCCCACGGGATGTCGGCCGGGTTGCGCTCGGACAGCACCTTGATGGTGTGACCGTCGACGGTGATCGTGTCGGCGGTGTGCGACACCTCGGCCTTGAGGCGGCCCAGGATGGTGTCGTACTTCAGCAGGTGCGCGGTGGTCGCGGTGTCACCCAGGTCGTTGACAGCCACGATCTCGATGTCAGCACCCTGCTCCAGCAGCGCGCGGAAGTAGTTACGACCGATGCGGCCAAAGCCGTTGATGCCTACGCGGATCGTCACGAACCGATCTCCTCGTTGGTACGCCGGCTGTGAGACCGGCGAGCTGTATGGGATGTCCCCGACCACCCCCGACCCTACCTCCCTGAGGCTTTCGGAGTGACATCGAGATGCCCCATACACGGCAGGGCGGTCCGTACCCGCCAGTAGGGGTACGGACCGTCCCGGACCGAAAGCTCCGGTCACCCGGAACGACTGCGACGAGTCACAGCCGGTTCACCCGCGGACGGCCGCGAGCGCCTTTCTGACGAGGGCCGTGCGGTCGGCCGCCGAGGTGACGTGCTCCAGGCCGAAGCCCAGCAGCACGGTGTCGTCCGTGGTGACCGCGCCGTACGTCTTGAACAGCTCTCCGGCGCGCCCCCAGTCCTTGACGACCGCGGGGCTGCCCGCGGGCGGTCCGGGCACGCTCCACGCGCCGAGCGAGGTCTCGAAGCCCTCGGTCTCCACGGCCTGGCCACCGATGACCACGGACGCGTTGTCGGCGAGGACACCGCGGCCGCCGGACCCCGGGTCCGTGATGTAGCTGAGGGAGACCTCGACCTTCTTGCCCGCGTAGGCGGACAGGTCGAAGGAGACCTCCTGCCAGCCTGCCGACGCCCCGGTGAGGCTGTTCCACTGGCCGCTGGTGCCGGTGGCCGTGCAGCCGCCGGCGCCCTGGGTCAGATACCGCTTGAGCGCGGGGTGGGCCGCGATGAAGAACCCGGCCTCGCACTCGGCGGGTACGGCGGTGCTGGTGGCGCCGTTCTTCTCCGGGAGGGTGGTCCAGTCGTCGGCCCCGGCGGTGTGCGCCTCCAGGACGGCGTGGTCGTAGCCCTCCTCGGTGTCCCACAGCAGCCGGGTGCGCAGGGTGGGCGCCTGCGCCGCGGTCACCTGGGTGAGGTCGACGGTGCGGGTGAGGCGGTTCCAGGCGTAGTCGCTGTGCGTGACGGCCGCCATGGAGGAGCCCTCGTACGGTCCGTACGGGTTGGGCGTGCCGGGGTAGGCGCCGGCTCCCGCGCTCGCGAACTGCGGGAAGGTCGCCACGGGCAGGTTGTCCGAGGTGACGCTGAAGGATCCGGCCGCGTCCAGCGGGTTGCCGGGGGCGGCGCCGAGGCTCGCGCCGGTCCCGGCGAGCTTGCCGGCGCCCTGGAAGGCGGTGGCGCCCGGCAGGGTCGTCCGCGTGTAGGCGCCCAGGTAGTACTGGCTGAAGTCGTTGGACAGCGTGCCGCCGCCCAGGTCGACGCTGCCGCCGGCCCGCTCGCCCGCCTCGATCAGCTTGCCGCCCTCGTTGAGGAAGGCGCGCAGCTGGAGCTGGGTGGGGTTGCCCGGGACGGTCGCGCCCGTGTAGTGCACGACCGACTTGAAGTGGTCCAGCACCCCGAGCGCGTCGGGCGCGCCCTGGGCGGCGACGTTCCAGACGATCGCCTGACGGCCGGCCGCCTTGAGCGCGTCGACGTAGGTCTGCGCCTGTGCGGCGGTCGCGCCCTCCTCGGCGACCACGAGCACGTCCGCGCGCGGCCGCTGGGCGACCGTGTACGTGAAGTGCGTGCTGGAGGCGGGCTTTCCGCTCTTCGGCCGGCCGGTGAACCAGACCTCGACCTTGTCGCCCGGGTCGGCGTCCTCCACCTCGGCCCGGTACTCGTCGAAGTAGAGGTTGTCCTCACCGCCGTAGGTCTCGCCGCCCTTCCAGGCCCGGAGATCCCGCTCGTGCGTACGGCCGCCGTTGACGCGGTACTTGAGCTCCTTGTCGCGCACGGACCTGCGTACGACGACGGAGACCTCCTGGTCCGCGCCGCGCGCGTAGGACGTGGTGAACGTCTTCGGGGTGAAGTCGGCGGCGTTCAGGCCGAGCGAGGACTTCGGCCGGTCGGGCCGGGCGGCGGACTCGGCGACGGAGAGCGCGAAGGGGATGTTCTTCTCGAACTCCTGCTGGATCAGCTTCTCGTCGTCCGGGAAGTTGAAGACCGACTGGCAGTCGGCGGCGTTCCACTGGTCGTTCGGGTCGAGGTCCGAGGCGGTCTGGCAGGTCGACATCTCGGGGGTGAACATCGCCAGGCCGTTGACGTTCGACGCGTGGCCGTCCGCCTCGCCGTTGGTGGTGTACAGCTCCGAGGAGACCTGCGGACGGTAGCCGGGGATCGCGGAGTTGTCCGGGGTGCCTGCGAGCGCCTTGTAGAGGACGTCGTCGGGCGTGTCGGTGGCCACCTGCCAGCCGACGCCGTAGAGGAGGAGTTCGGCGG is a genomic window containing:
- a CDS encoding M14 family metallopeptidase — translated: MRRRARPILAVGALLLGGAGLVPVAQAAESAGSPDPNEVKVFRAEVTSGQVPLLLAAGQDGHELSEQVPAKGTATVEVYLTDQEARKLEKQGVELTEHTLTAKAEARVDKAAEGVFRPYSGSGGLREELLATARANPGLTKVVSIGKTVKGQDILALKLTKNAKKSKDGSKPSVLYMSNQHAREWITPEMTRRLLHHYVDGYRTDKRLRKIVDSTELWFVLSANPDGYDYTFQNADNRLWRKNLRDNNGDGTIAVGDGVDLNRNFSYKWGYDNEGSSPNPTSETYRGTSPSSEPETKALDAFEKRIGFTYGINYHSAAELLLYGVGWQVATDTPDDVLYKALAGTPDNSAIPGYRPQVSSELYTTNGEADGHASNVNGLAMFTPEMSTCQTASDLDPNDQWNAADCQSVFNFPDDEKLIQQEFEKNIPFALSVAESAARPDRPKSSLGLNAADFTPKTFTTSYARGADQEVSVVVRRSVRDKELKYRVNGGRTHERDLRAWKGGETYGGEDNLYFDEYRAEVEDADPGDKVEVWFTGRPKSGKPASSTHFTYTVAQRPRADVLVVAEEGATAAQAQTYVDALKAAGRQAIVWNVAAQGAPDALGVLDHFKSVVHYTGATVPGNPTQLQLRAFLNEGGKLIEAGERAGGSVDLGGGTLSNDFSQYYLGAYTRTTLPGATAFQGAGKLAGTGASLGAAPGNPLDAAGSFSVTSDNLPVATFPQFASAGAGAYPGTPNPYGPYEGSSMAAVTHSDYAWNRLTRTVDLTQVTAAQAPTLRTRLLWDTEEGYDHAVLEAHTAGADDWTTLPEKNGATSTAVPAECEAGFFIAAHPALKRYLTQGAGGCTATGTSGQWNSLTGASAGWQEVSFDLSAYAGKKVEVSLSYITDPGSGGRGVLADNASVVIGGQAVETEGFETSLGAWSVPGPPAGSPAVVKDWGRAGELFKTYGAVTTDDTVLLGFGLEHVTSAADRTALVRKALAAVRG
- the gap gene encoding type I glyceraldehyde-3-phosphate dehydrogenase; protein product: MTIRVGINGFGRIGRNYFRALLEQGADIEIVAVNDLGDTATTAHLLKYDTILGRLKAEVSHTADTITVDGHTIKVLSERNPADIPWGELGVDIVVESTGIFTKKADAEKHIAGGAKKVLISAPAKDEDITIVMGVNENKYDAANHHVISNASCTTNCVAPMAKVLDENFGIVKGLMTTVHAYTNDQRILDFPHSDLRRARAAAENIIPTTTGAAKATALVLPQLKGKLDGIAMRVPVPTGSATDLVVELEREVTKDEVNAAFKKAAEGELQGYLSYTEDPIVSSDIVSDPSSCTFDSSLTMVQEGKSVKILGWYDNEWGYSNRLVDLTVFVGNQL